A stretch of Lactuca sativa cultivar Salinas chromosome 6, Lsat_Salinas_v11, whole genome shotgun sequence DNA encodes these proteins:
- the LOC111880400 gene encoding pyruvate dehydrogenase (acetyl-transferring) kinase, mitochondrial produces the protein MAAKKLYDSFSKSLIDEVHRWGAMKQNGVSLRYMLEFGSKFSERNLLLGAQFLHKELPIRIARRAIELESLPYGLSEKPAILKVRDWYLDSFRDLRSFPDIKDMNDEQDFTKMINLIKVRHNNVVPTMALGVQQLKKDLNPKLDYKDLDDIHQFLDRFYMSRIGIRMLIGQHVALHEPNPPPDRIGYIHAKMSPVEVARHASEDARSVCLREYGTAPDVKVYGDPDFTFPYVPTHLHLMVFELVKNSLRAVEERFMDLEKLAPPIRIIVADGLEDVTIKVSDEGGGIPRSGLPKIFTYLYSTAKNPLDERSDLGTADIATMAGYGYGLPISRLYARYFGGDLQIISMEGYGTDAYLHLSRLGDSQEPLP, from the exons ATGGCTGCCAAGAAGCTATACGATTCCTTCTCCAAGTCTCTGATCGACGAGGTGCACCGATGGGGTGCTATGAAACAGAACGGCGTCAGCCTCCGTTACATGTTGGAGTTCGGCTCCAAATTCAGTGAACGTAATCTCCTCCTTGGTGCTCAATTTCTTCACAAGGAGCTCCCCATAAGGATTGCTAGGCGTGCCATTGAGCTCGAGTCTCTTCCATATGGCTTATCCGAAAAGCCTGCTATCCTCAAA GTGCGAGATTGGTACCTGGATTCCTTTCGTGACCTTAGATCCTTTCCTGATATTAAAGACATGAACGACGAACAAGACTTCACAAAAATGATTAATTTAATCAAGGTGAGACACAATAACGTTGTCCCTACCATGGCTCTTGGTGTCCAACAGTTGAAGAAAGATCTCAACCCAAAACTTGATTACAAAGACCTCGATGACATTCACCAGTTTCTAGATCGCTTTTACATGTCAAGAATTGGCATTCGTATGCTAATTG GTCAACATGTAGCACTGCATGAACCAAATCCCCCACCTGATCGTATTGGCTACATACATGCAAAAATGTCTCCAGTAGAAGTAGCAAGGCATGCTAGTGAAGATGCAAGATCTGTTTGTTTACGTGAGTATGGCACTGCACCTGATGTTAAAGTCTATGGTGATCCTGATTTCACATTCCC TTATGTCCCTACGCATTTGCATTTGATGGTGTTTGAGTTGGTTAAAAATTCATTGCGTGCTGTTGAAGAGCGATTTATGGATTTGGAAAAACTCGCACCTCCTATTCGGATAATAGTTGCTGATGGGTTGGAAGATGTTACAATTAAG GTGTCTGACGAGGGAGGTGGGATTCCAAGAAGCGGTCTGCCTAAGATATTTACATACCTCTACAGTACGGCAAAAAATCCACTTGATGAGCGATCGGATCTTGGAACTGCAGATATAGCAACAATGGCAGGTTATGGTTATGGGCTTCCTATAAGTCGGTTATATGCTCGGTATTTTGGAGGGGATCTTCAAATCATCTCCATGGAAGGCTACG GAACAGATGCTTATCTTCATTTGTCTCGTTTGGGGGATTCACAAGAACCACTTccataa